The Kryptolebias marmoratus isolate JLee-2015 unplaced genomic scaffold, ASM164957v2 Scaffold29, whole genome shotgun sequence genome contains the following window.
GACTGTGAACAGATTAAACTGGACTCTGCTGAGGTTAAACTGGACTGCTGAAATTAATTTGGACTCTGACGATGTTACATTGACTAACTGGTGTCCAACTGTTGGCTGACTGTTTCTGGTAAATCTGGTAATCTAGTGACAGCAGTCCAAATGAATCTAATCaaatcgtgtgtgtgtgtgtgtgttttcagatatCGGTGTAAAAAGTGTGTTAACGTCCATGTGTGCCAGAACTGTTATTTGACCAACCGACAGACAAGGAAGCACAAAACTCATCATCCAGTGATTGAGTTCTGCACTCAGGTAAGAACAGATGGGTGAAAATCAGGGTGAGACTCACAGGTAAACAGGGTTGGAATCAGGTGGACATttgacctgtttgtttttaactttccaTCAGCCCACTTGGAGAGAATCTCTGTCCTCGTTAGTGCGTAATGCTCGTCACACCCTGTTACCACGGCGATACACTCAGAGAGATGTTGATAGGAGGGTCATAAAGTGGGTGGAACCAGGGGAGTCCCAGAACAGGTGAGATAGGTGTCATGACATTTGCTGAGTTAAACATAAccaaacattaatttttcttaGAGCTCCTCCCTCTTCTGATGCCTCAATGCTATTGGCTGACTCGACTCAGAGTCCCCCGTCAAATGAAGATATTTCCCATGACGCTTCGGTTTGTGCTGTTTCTCCTCCCTGCTCATCTAAATCCCTGCAGACAGACGAGGAGCTGCAGGGTCAGCAGGTGAAGACCTCACAGTTTCAGCAACAGCTTGATAATGTCATGTGATGTAATGGCCTGCATTTCCTTCTGAAGGCGGCGCCGGCGGCGGAACTGCTGACTGAAGTCAGGAACCTGCAGAAAGACAAGTGGTGAGACTAGAAACGACAAACATCTCATTCATAAAGcctagatgtttttttgtttatttgtttactgttgGTTCTCCAGGTtactggagcagcagctgcaggcgTGGCGACTCACTGTCCAATCAGAACAGGGCGTCCTGGAGGACCGGTGCTCCGAAATGGAGGTTACCATGGATACACTCAGACAGCACAATGACCGACTGCAGGGTATGCTCGTACAGGTGAGACAGTGGACACAAAGATGGACGAAGAGTCTCCGTTACCTTCCATTGTCCaaaatttaagacaaaatgtttgtttttatgagccGCCAGGTTGTAAAGATGGAATCAGAATCACAAAAAACTTTTCTTgctgaacatgtttaaacataTGTGGGCCacagaacaacacacacacgtcaCAGAACCAACTGACAACAGGAAGTAACGAACAGGGAGCGAGGAGATGATGTATCTGCAGGTAAAACATGTTTGGAGGCAGTCGGTTGTCCTGTCATATCATGGATGCATTATGACTAATCAATAATAAATATCCagaaatttacatatttatactGCACAACATTATTTGCAAGACAGTATATGTGTGCaggcaaaaaaacaaggttCTGGATGTTGTGGGGCTGTCAAGGTTGGCACGTCTCTTCACTGTCAACAACACCTGCAGagtggcagaccggggtggtggttcccatttttaaaaagacggaccggagagtgtgttttAACTGTCAggggatcacacttctcagcttCCCAGGAAAGTCTACTCCAGGATGTTGGAATGGAGAGTCTGTCTGATTGACCAACctcagatccaggaggagcCGTGTGGCTTTTGTCCCTGTTGTGGAACAGTGGAGCAGATCTTCACTCTTCTAGGGTTGCTAAGGAGGTCATGGGGATATTGACTCTCCATTCTACGTatgttttgtagatctggagaaaGCTTATGACCAAGTTCCTTGAGGCTTTCTGTGAGGGGTGCTGCAGGAGTATGGGCTACCCGGTCCCTGTAGGACCAAATCAGGAGCTGTCGGTATTCTGAGCTTGTTCTCAGTGCCGGTTGGACTCTaccagggctgtcccttgtctccgatcctgtttgtggtgttcaagCACTGGGATGGTTCTCAGCTGAGTGTAAGTGattgggatgagagtcagctaaGTCCAaagccatggttctcaaccagaaataGGCAGAATGCTCCCTCTGAGTCGGGAATAggccttgtctgcagtaataGAGGCTTCAATCGGTCATGGTGAAGAAATAGTTGAGTCGCAAGACAAAAATCCACTGGTATCGAAGAGAATGGTGTAAAAGGTACATCTCTATTAACCAGTATCACAAACCCCCTGGCCTTGGAAGCTAGAGTGGAAAAACTGTCCCAGCTTGAGTTTCCTGGAGGAATGAGGTCCCTATTCCTAAATTATTAAGGTGCATGAGAGCTTTCCTCCTTTTCACAGGATGGTTTAAACCTTTCACATTCCaggtaataaaaccaaaactgtttGTCATACTCAGGAACTGTACAGTCAAATATAAACCATAAAACAGAATACAGAACAAATGGTTTACTCTGGTCGATCTGAGTCAACAGTGGGACCCAAAAACCCCAAGGTGGTACCACCCCTTCCCTGTCTACCTGCAACACCTCCATACTAAATctattgaagcaacatctccACCTGCGTTTTGTTTAGAACACAAACATCAAGGTACATTTCAGGAGaacagttttttggggggtttgtAGTGAATCATATAATCCACAGCAACAGTCACCTGAAGTTTACCTGTATCAACTTCTGATGGAAAATCTGTGAATATGGAAGGTCTGTACACAGCTGCTGAACGGAGACGTCCATTGTGGGAGTAAGTTTAATTCTGCCCTTTTTTTGTCAGGCCCTAAACAAGATGGAGACCCAACAACATGCCAACAACACGCCTCTGAGCTTTAACACGGatcacacagacagagagactcACACCTCTACCTCAGACTCTGTAACAAactcagaggaagaggaggagaaggaggagaacaTACTGCAGACTCCATCTCCCACAATTCAGCAGGACTCAGGTCTGTCACATAGTGAACTCTGTGAGGAGGAGCCTGCAAAGACGTGTTCCCACGAGCCAATAGGACAGCAGGGTTGGGCTGAGGGGGCAGGGTTACAAAAAGAAGACTCCTTTCAGTCTGAAGAAGAGGACTGTGGGAAGTGTAGTGAAGAAGAGGACTGTGGGAAGTGTAGTGAAGAAGAGGACTGTGGGAAGTGTAGTGAAGAAGAGCGGCTGCAGGAAACTGTTGACAAACTGAAGACAGAGATGGAGAACACGTTGACAAAGAGATGCACAGGTAAAGTAACACCTGTCCATCTTTTAACAGCTCCATAACATGAGAACTATCTGCACTGAAcaataatgtttgtgtgcaggtaAACGCTGGGAGGTGGAGCTTCTGCAGGCAGCAGAACAGGTGGGAGATTCAATACGCCACCTGGTGGAAAGTGTGAGAAGAAACTGAGCAGGtgttcaagttaaaaaaactttattctgaaTAAGTTCTGTTTATATTTCAGTAAACACATAGATAAAAAGTATCAAAGGGTATCGGtatgtttccatggaaacagctGCCAAAGTTACCATACGGTGAACAGCATCAAGAAACACGTTTGATATAAAAACAATCtataaagccatttttttgtcttcactgTTGTGATACACAAACTGTAAGGTaatgttcttattttaattatttctgtaaaaacaataaaacccaaaagtccCAGGAGGAGTCAATtaatacaaataatttatttaaatataagttCATTCTGATGtgctgtgaaaacagaaaaatacatgtGACCCATTTTGGCAAAATATAtatcatgtgtttgtttttgtttttttaactctttatcttttaaagcttcaaaatgatataAAGAACTTTGAAATTTGGCAATTTATGTATCTATTTCaacttaaattatttatttatggactTTCCCTGTTTGCCAGAACGGGTCACATACTGATAAACTGCTACCTGGCCCCCTTCTCACTGCCTCGCCCTCTCTGACCTCGCCGCCTGCGAGGCGGCAGGTGGGCGGAGCCTAAATGTTTCTTAACAAGTGCTGCTCGTCGCAGACCATCCCTTCTAGGCTGTAGGGGCGGGGCTTGAACCCTGCTTCTTCTGTTGGAGGGTGGGGGGCGTGGCCTCCCCCCTCTTTCCTGTTTTGATCTGCTCTGGAGggaagtgggcggagcctgaGACGTCCTTCCCCGTCTCCTGTCAGTCTGAGCTGAGTCTCTACTGTCGGCTTTGGGTCCCTCCCCCCGATGCTGATCAGTGTTGAGGTCTGGACTCAGGCTTCGGAACAGCTGACGAACACATGGCGGCATCGGGCCTaaggaggcggagcttctgTACCGCCGTAAACGTTTTGGGGGCTTCTTCAGGATGCGGTTCGTTCCTGGCTCATAGAACAGAACTGGaagttttttatatttgacctttaacctctgcAGGTCAACTGGATGCCGCCGCCGCCTTCTGCAACGCTTGGGAAGGGTGCTTTCTAGTGCGATGGGGGCGGAGTCTGAAGGGGAGCAGAGCAGGTAGACAATGGAGGTGCACGACTGCACAGGTGTGACGATGTTGGAGTATGACGGAGGGAGGCGATGCCATGTCTGCATCTCAGGTGTTCTCTGAATGGCTGCAGGTATGCTGATGGGTGGAGCCTCAGGAAACAGATGGACAGCTGGAACAACCAATCGAACGGTCTGAGTGCTGTGACTCACTTTAACCACCTAAAGGATTAAAACCAggtgagatgtttgttttcagacatgCTGAGATGGTGCTCATCTGACTCACCTGACACCTGGATGCCAGTCTAAAGCTccgcctcttcctcctcctcccacatGCAAAGTCCTCATTGTTTCTGTCCACTGAGGGCAGCACATCTGTctctggctcctcctcctccttgttttCAATGAGCCCAGTCTTCTGTTGGCTCCTTCCACCATACCTGAGATTAACAAGAGCACAGGATTATGTCACTCTACACTTTCTTACAGAATGTGAACAGGTGAGTGGTTCCATCACCTGGCCAGGTACTCTGTGTCGAAGTAGCAAATGAATCTTCCTCGTCTGAACTGTTGAACTAGCCTCTCCACCTTCTCTTCGTCTTCCTGCTCAATCTGAGTCCAGGTCTTCCCCCTGAAGGATTCTGGGATATGTTCTGGGATCGGAAGGATCTCCTCTACAGGCAGAGTCCAGAACCCCTCATCCTGCTTTACCCCACCTCCGAGAAGGGCGGAGTCAAGCTGTTTAAAATACACATCGTCCTCTATGTCTACCTGAATGTCCATGAGACGGCTGACATCCCAACCCTCTGTCTGGGTCACCTGGACAGGTGCATCAGACATTGTTCCAGCTCTTTGAAAAAACACctgcagaaaacatccagaatCAGAACCTTTAATAACCCAAACTAGTATGCCTGAAGCTCAGCTACATGTACCTGCACAGGTGAGTCCCAGTCCTCGCTCTGTGTTTCTATAGAGGCTGGAAGGCTGAGATGAAGgctctctgtctcctcctgcTGGTGACGAGCAGAACTGGCGCTGTGGCAACACATCTGGATCACCTGAGGACCGGGCAAAACTTTATCAGCTTCCACTCGTAAACCGTCAGGTTGACGGCCTGATTACATTAAAAACCAAACGCTTGATCTGAAGAAGACGACTCATCTGTgcctaaaagttaaacattagatctggtttctgtctgtcaggACGTCTTGTCCCGTTTAGTTCAACCTTACAGATTGGGTTAGTTGGATTAAAGTGAGGATTCTGTTTTTAAGAAggaactgaaagtaaaaaaacaaacaaacaaaaaaataccttttgtaAATTTACTGATTAAATAAAGGTAATTTGAATATGTGAGCAATTAGTTTAGGAGCCATTAGGATGAAGTAATCTGTAAGAACAAACCTCCTCAATGGTCTGGTCCAGGAGGTCGCTCTGGTCTGAGAAagcctccctcctctccctctgccaGCTCAGCCAGGGCTTCGGTTCTGTGGGGAACTGGGCCCATGGTTCTGTTGGGCTCCGGGCCTTCTTGCTTGTGTTGGGACCTTGCTTGTGGTGGGGCTTGAGAACTGGGCCGCTGGGGACATGAGAAGACGACGACTCACTGGGTTTCCTCCGGTTGGTCTTCCTGTAAGCTTTTCTGTGAACAGAGGGCGGGGCTTCAGGGTAGGGAGTCAGAATCTTAGAGTGAGGGGGCGGGGTTCCAGGGTGTGGTGAACATGTGCGCCCAGCAGGAACAGTTCCTTCATCATTCAGCTCTCTGATTGGAGAAGAAAACTTCTGCAGACCCGTCCTGtctgctgattggctgagaaTGCTGAAGTCTTCCTCCTGATTGGCTGGCTGACAGGACCCATCATCAGAACTGGGCAGGTGTTCTCTGGTGCCTAAAGACCGACTGTCATCATCAGATAAACAGAGGTCATCAAGCTCCGCCCTTGGCATCGGGGGGGTGGAGACTGATGGAAGGTCAGCATGGGATGgtctaacagaaacacaaaggcaTCACGCAGGTAAACAGTTTcatagtgttttctttttagtgtttgtttgtctttttcctcaCCTGGGGTCGTTGTAGCGGTGCGGGTGATGCTGTAGGACGTCCTGCAGGAAGCGCTCCAGGAGCGTCAGTCTGGTTTGGTTGCTGCAGGTGGAGGACACAGAAGTGGAGCCTCTGGAGGACGACTGGACAGAATCCAGGTGTCTGAGACTCGACAGGTGCTGGAACACACAATCATTTGATTACCTATGACTCAACAGCTCAGCCACATGATCAGACTCATGTGTGTCTTTACCTGGTCCAGATTATTGTAGAGGACTCTGCAGTAGCCACAGTAACCCTGCCGGCCCAACTGATGTCTGGATGGACCTGGTTCAGACTCCGCCCACATTctgtcagacagaaaatgtGTCACTTCATTTGTCCTTTCAGACTTTATCAATCTTTCTGAACTATAATACCACACACAAAGACTCACCTGCTGGTAATTTCTGCCTTCTTCTGGtcatctgacagaaaaccacAGGTTACAGGAAGAAAGGCAAATCTAAACTCGgctggtttaaatgtttgttttcttaccttCAATGGAAGAGTGTGACATCCTAACAGGAGACCTGAAATGCATACAGATTATAGGCCTGTAACTCAGGTAAAACACCCATACAAACAGGAGGCAGAAGAACAATTAACTGCAGTCGTCCTAAAGgtcagaggtccccaacctccGGGCCGTGGACCGGTACTGGTCCGTGGGTCacttggtaccgggccgcagaCAAAGAATAGTTAACTTACAGtacttccctttttttattttcaaagtctgaacgacatttatattgaaaactgaccggattctctccactccatccgtctCTGACTCTTGATGCTGTCAGAACGCTTAACGAGGTCATGTGATCCGTTagcgctaaaaacaaacccacaagcagcagaacgagtaaaagacaaacatctgGAAGACTAGatggaccgtctggttactgagaaacaggctcagggctccactgattcagttggattctttgtggtgtctcttattttgaagggcgtgtttaaacacagagaacatcagggggaggagaggctgttattcatgttgataacgcagctaacaaagctgtgaggacatgttggatttacatttattatgtttttaaaaatatttccgTTTTCATGctggtcgtatcattttattttgttgtatttatccccCGCACCATGACAAtgctgtctgataatgaaccggtccctGGAgataaaaaggttggggacagCTGCTCTAGGTGGTTTGACCCACCTGGAGGCAGTGAAGTCAGCAGAGTATCTGTCCAATCAGAGCACTCCATGCTGTAACCAGTGGTAACCAGGTGTTAGCTGCAGAGTCCATGAAcctgaggagaaaataaaacatagaaTATGTATGCTCATATCTACAGATCAGCCATTGCAGGCGCTCAGTAACCTGATAGCTTCGTACCTGTCCATGTCTCCAGGAATAAACACTTAGTTCTTTAGTTACtctgatttattcaaataaaggTTAATATTATCAATAATGGTACATTTTAATACAGCTCttatgaaactcaaaaagttcAGCAGGATCCCACACACAAacggtaaaaagaaaaacaccctgGATGTTTCAGCATCCTAATCAGACCAAGTCTAAGAGTAGTTGTTTGATTTTATGAAATTacaacaattaaattaaaattacttttagttTGAGCCATCGTCTGTGGGGTGAGCAGCTGGTCTTTTTAAGTGAATACAAACTTGAAATAAGTTTAAAGTGTGGTGATCTAACTTTtaccaacattttaaatatgatcATTTGCAATTCTCTGCTTGTAAATAAAGTAGCTGTCAAACTCTGTCCAAAGACGATGCCAACTCCACTCTTTAGCAGAGTGTCTCATTGCAAGCTGCAGACTTACTGTATGGATTCTGGAAGAGGGCGTGACCAAATACACTGACCAATCACAGCGCTGCTCTTTCTgctttctgaccaatcacagccCTCCTCTTCCTGGAACGACTGGTGACCAATGTCTGGATAAGAACGAACACCAAAATATCTGTGCGGTGACCCaggtttaaactgatttatcaGTAACCATGGTAACGCACCTAGGTTTAAACCGACCTGATAGTAACTATGGTGACGCCACTTGTGACGTAGCTCGGCCGTTAGCATCCGGTTAGCCGCACGTTAGCTCCGCGGTAGCACTACAGAAAAACTGATCGGCCGAGTCCTCTGAATGTCGTGAATTACCTGCAGTTGGATGTTTAGAGAAAATTCTTCTTCCGCCGCGCGGTGTGGTCTGCTGTTTAGTTTCCGGagtcttcttctgctgctgaacacaCGGCAGGATGTGAAGCCGGCGGAGATGTGCTGCCGCCAGCAGGCCGGTAGGAGAACTGCAGGCAGGGTGAGCCCCGCTGATTTGTTTTCATATTACATGTAAGGAAACGACGTTTAAGGGAAGGgggattttatttgttgtaaaggCTTCAAGACCTTCACTGGCCAGAGAAGTAATTAGTGTGTGAAACTACAACATGTAATATAATTTGTTCAGTTTCACCTGAAAATCATACagaattcataaaacaaaagttattttagtgcttttattaaacatttttagatcTTGTTGAAAGCAGCAACATCCATTGACTGAACATGGTCTTCGAAAGCAGTGATCTTCTCTTCCAGGATGTCTGTCCCCACCtggaacaacacacacacttgtaaCACAGGTAAGTAACTCAAGAGGTTCTCAAACAGGAAACATAACACAACTTTACCTTGTCATCCTCGACCACACAGCTGATCTGAAGTTTCTTGATGCCATATCCCACTGGGACCAGTTTGGCTGCAGAAACCCAATAAGTTATCAATGTTAGCTCATAATAAAGTCAGCTCATAATAAAGAAAACCAGTATTCGTCTCTGCAGATTTCAGATCCAAAAGTGTCCATCAGTCTTCAGCCGAAAGATGGTGAGGTAAATCATCATTAGCTCTGCAGACTTGAACCTGTCAGGAACCGTTAATACTGTCTGTAAGTCCTTACACTGTCCCCAGACCAGCCCGTCCATCTCAATGCTGCGCACACACTCCTCCAGCTTGGCCATGTCCGTCTCATCATCCCACGGTTTCACGTCCAATAGGAGCGAAGATTTAGCGATGAGGGTGGGCTCTAAAGTGAGGGGGAGAGGAAGAGTCAGTTACCATGGAAACAAGACTGCTTCACTCTGATTGGAGGAAGAGACTCTTCAGGTAAAAGAGAAGGTTTCCATCAGGCAGTCAGCCGAAAGATGGTGATTGGTCAATCATCATAAAGAGTCAGGTGATCAGGGAGCAGTGTGAGAGAGAGGACCTACTTTTGGCTTTCTTGGCAGCATACTCTGCCAGACGCTGCTCCTTCAGCTTTGTGGCCTCAGAGTCTTCCTGAAACAGAGATCAGGTCAGGATTCTCCCACCGCCTGTGACATCACTGATCTACCTGTGACCTCACCTCCTCATCAGAGCCAAACAGGTCGATGTCATCGTCATCCTCGTCGTCTTTGGAGGCAGCAGGGGCGGAGCTTGTAGTGTCTGCCACACCTGGGGGTCCGTATTGACCAAGGGGTTTCTTCACACCTGGAAGACTGACAGGAAGTGGGGTTTAGCCAGTTACACCTGCACACAGCTGACATCTTCAGCAGGCTCACCTGCTCTTCTGGTTGTGGTAGGACTTGATGTGGTTGTACCACCGGAGGGCATGACAAAGGTCAGCTGGGGGCGGGGTGGACAGGACGTCAAAAACTGCCACGTCTGCCTGGGACGGGACGAACCTGATGACAGAAAGGTTGTTACCACGGTTACTGACAGCTCTGACCCAAAGGTGGTAGACCAGCCACTGGAGTACCCACCCCACCAAAAATGGTCTAACTTGTCAGGAATATTTCTAAGATATAAGTGCACTTAGTGAACTGTTTGACCAAAGAGTTAATTTTTCTGCtgaatgcaacaaaaacagtttattttatccaaGAAACCCATCTTTACTGGTGGTTCTCTGCTGCAGTAAACAACAAGAAACTCGTCAGTTTAAAGGAAATAAGCTGATCGAGACGAGCCGGTACTGCGCAGCCGCAGTTAGCACCACGTGACTCCGCTCTGCCTGacagaaaacctaaaataacGCTTTTAGATTGAGCTCAGAGTCAACCTGCAGTGC
Protein-coding sequences here:
- the LOC108250853 gene encoding dystrotelin, which encodes YRCKKCVNVHVCQNCYLTNRQTRKHKTHHPVIEFCTQPTWRESLSSLVRNARHTLLPRRYTQRDVDRRVIKWVEPGESQNRAPPSSDASMLLADSTQSPPSNEDISHDASVCAVSPPCSSKSLQTDEELQGQQAAPAAELLTEVRNLQKDKWLLEQQLQAWRLTVQSEQGVLEDRCSEMEVTMDTLRQHNDRLQGMLVQALNKMETQQHANNTPLSFNTDHTDRETHTSTSDSVTNSEEEEEKEENILQTPSPTIQQDSGLSHSELCEEEPAKTCSHEPIGQQGWAEGAGLQKEDSFQSEEEDCGKCSEEEDCGKCSEEEDCGKCSEEERLQETVDKLKTEMENTLTKRCTGKRWEVELLQAAEQVGDSIRHLVESVRRN
- the zdbf2 gene encoding DBF4-type zinc finger-containing protein 2 isoform X2, with protein sequence MSHSSIEDDQKKAEITSRMWAESEPGPSRHQLGRQGYCGYCRVLYNNLDQHLSSLRHLDSVQSSSRGSTSVSSTCSNQTRLTLLERFLQDVLQHHPHRYNDPRPSHADLPSVSTPPMPRAELDDLCLSDDDSRSLGTREHLPSSDDGSCQPANQEEDFSILSQSADRTGLQKFSSPIRELNDEGTVPAGRTCSPHPGTPPPHSKILTPYPEAPPSVHRKAYRKTNRRKPSESSSSHVPSGPVLKPHHKQGPNTSKKARSPTEPWAQFPTEPKPWLSWQRERREAFSDQSDLLDQTIEEVIQMCCHSASSARHQQEETESLHLSLPASIETQSEDWDSPVQVFFQRAGTMSDAPVQVTQTEGWDVSRLMDIQVDIEDDVYFKQLDSALLGGGVKQDEGFWTLPVEEILPIPEHIPESFRGKTWTQIEQEDEEKVERLVQQFRRGRFICYFDTEYLARYGGRSQQKTGLIENKEEEEPETDVLPSVDRNNEDFACGRRRKRRSFRLASRCQVVKVSHSTQTVRLVVPAVHLFPEAPPISIPAAIQRTPEMQTWHRLPPSYSNIVTPVQSCTSIVYLLCSPSDSAPIALESTLPKRCRRRRRHPVDLQRLKVKYKKLPVLFYEPGTNRILKKPPKRLRRYRSSASLGPMPPCVRQLFRSLSPDLNTDQHRGEGPKADSRDSAQTDRRRGRTSQAPPTSLQSRSKQERGGRPRPPPSNRRSRVQAPPLQPRRDGLRRAALVKKHLGSAHLPPRRRRGQRGRGSEKGAR
- the zdbf2 gene encoding DBF4-type zinc finger-containing protein 2 isoform X1; this encodes MHFRSPVRMSHSSIEDDQKKAEITSRMWAESEPGPSRHQLGRQGYCGYCRVLYNNLDQHLSSLRHLDSVQSSSRGSTSVSSTCSNQTRLTLLERFLQDVLQHHPHRYNDPRPSHADLPSVSTPPMPRAELDDLCLSDDDSRSLGTREHLPSSDDGSCQPANQEEDFSILSQSADRTGLQKFSSPIRELNDEGTVPAGRTCSPHPGTPPPHSKILTPYPEAPPSVHRKAYRKTNRRKPSESSSSHVPSGPVLKPHHKQGPNTSKKARSPTEPWAQFPTEPKPWLSWQRERREAFSDQSDLLDQTIEEVIQMCCHSASSARHQQEETESLHLSLPASIETQSEDWDSPVQVFFQRAGTMSDAPVQVTQTEGWDVSRLMDIQVDIEDDVYFKQLDSALLGGGVKQDEGFWTLPVEEILPIPEHIPESFRGKTWTQIEQEDEEKVERLVQQFRRGRFICYFDTEYLARYGGRSQQKTGLIENKEEEEPETDVLPSVDRNNEDFACGRRRKRRSFRLASRCQVVKVSHSTQTVRLVVPAVHLFPEAPPISIPAAIQRTPEMQTWHRLPPSYSNIVTPVQSCTSIVYLLCSPSDSAPIALESTLPKRCRRRRRHPVDLQRLKVKYKKLPVLFYEPGTNRILKKPPKRLRRYRSSASLGPMPPCVRQLFRSLSPDLNTDQHRGEGPKADSRDSAQTDRRRGRTSQAPPTSLQSRSKQERGGRPRPPPSNRRSRVQAPPLQPRRDGLRRAALVKKHLGSAHLPPRRRRGQRGRGSEKGAR
- the eef1b2 gene encoding elongation factor 1-beta, producing the protein MGFGDLKSSSGLKVLNDFLLDRSYIEGFVPSQADVAVFDVLSTPPPADLCHALRWYNHIKSYHNQKSSLPGVKKPLGQYGPPGVADTTSSAPAASKDDEDDDDIDLFGSDEEEDSEATKLKEQRLAEYAAKKAKKPTLIAKSSLLLDVKPWDDETDMAKLEECVRSIEMDGLVWGQSKLVPVGYGIKKLQISCVVEDDKVGTDILEEKITAFEDHVQSMDVAAFNKI